From Psychrobacillus sp. FSL K6-2836, a single genomic window includes:
- a CDS encoding glutathione S-transferase family protein, producing MKETNKQIPSEVDEKGKFIRQKNRFATPFGNEPGELPVEAGRYRLLWAAVCPWAHRSVIVRSVLGLENVISLGTASPMRPNINRVDWEFSLDENGVDPVLGIKYMSEIYLQADATYEGRPTVPVIVDVKEKKAVNNDYFRLTNHLETAWKPFHKENAPNLYPEHLREEIDALSDTIFHEVNNGVYKCGFARSQEAYEEAYDVLFARLDQLEERLSTQRFLLGDYITDSDVRLYATLVRFDVAYYAAFKTNRNRIVDFPNLWGYLRDLYQTPGFGDTTDFQAIKIHYHLSNHIASDDQKGSNNILPKGPDTTIFSLKHDREALSGKEVKYLIQ from the coding sequence GTGAAAGAGACTAATAAACAAATACCATCAGAAGTCGATGAAAAGGGCAAATTTATTCGTCAAAAAAATCGTTTTGCCACACCTTTCGGAAATGAACCTGGGGAGCTTCCAGTAGAAGCTGGAAGATATCGTCTTTTATGGGCGGCGGTTTGTCCGTGGGCACATCGCTCTGTCATTGTACGAAGTGTACTTGGGTTAGAAAATGTTATTAGCTTAGGTACAGCAAGTCCGATGCGTCCGAATATTAATCGAGTAGATTGGGAGTTTTCATTGGATGAAAATGGAGTAGATCCTGTTTTAGGTATTAAATATATGAGTGAAATATATCTTCAAGCAGATGCTACATATGAGGGCAGACCAACAGTACCTGTTATTGTCGATGTGAAAGAGAAAAAAGCCGTGAACAACGATTACTTCCGATTAACAAATCATTTAGAGACAGCTTGGAAACCATTCCACAAAGAAAATGCACCAAATTTGTATCCGGAGCATTTGCGTGAAGAGATTGATGCATTAAGTGATACTATTTTCCATGAAGTGAATAATGGTGTATATAAATGTGGTTTTGCTCGTTCGCAGGAGGCTTATGAAGAGGCATATGATGTTTTATTTGCTCGATTAGACCAATTAGAAGAACGACTTTCTACACAACGCTTCTTATTGGGAGACTATATAACGGATTCAGATGTCCGCTTATATGCGACACTTGTCCGCTTCGATGTTGCGTATTATGCTGCTTTTAAAACAAATCGAAATCGCATCGTAGATTTTCCGAATTTGTGGGGTTACCTACGCGATTTATATCAAACACCTGGATTCGGAGATACAACAGACTTTCAAGCGATTAAAATTCACTATCATTTATCGAACCATATTGCGAGTGATGATCAAAAAGGGTCAAATAACATACTACCAAAAGGTCCAGATACCACTATCTTCAGCTTAAAACATGATCGTGAAGCTTTGAGTGGTAAGGAAGTGAAATATCTTATTCAATAA
- a CDS encoding phospholipase, which yields MLPGYNWCGPGCSGPGAPINDVDAACKAHDECYRRGNNRCECDREFLRRLEPKINNYTKKGRHARKLYNYMKLQTAFTCKDSR from the coding sequence GTGTTGCCAGGGTACAATTGGTGTGGACCCGGTTGCAGTGGACCTGGTGCACCAATAAATGATGTGGATGCGGCTTGTAAAGCACATGATGAATGTTATAGAAGGGGAAATAATCGGTGTGAATGTGATCGAGAATTTCTCCGTCGGCTAGAGCCTAAAATCAATAATTACACAAAAAAAGGAAGACATGCTCGCAAGCTATATAATTATATGAAATTACAGACAGCATTTACTTGTAAAGATTCTAGATAA
- a CDS encoding serine hydrolase domain-containing protein: MRKVILFVVFVLLISQYPTTMLATENSDATPSGIPYSELQHRVDEYAANYIGETTTGAAIAIVKDGELVINSSYGYGDLEKKEEVREDTVFEWGSATKLLVWTSVMQLVEQGKLDLEEDIQAYLPQGFFKKLKYDTPITMLNLMHHDAGWEDNYTDLFYHSAKDVKPLGEMLTISEPSQINKPGEIVAYSNYGVAVAGYIVEKITEQPFYDYVNEHIFTALDMKNTAIHPSQEDNKSVALKRESVHGYLGNRDSGFSRSPYSRIYIGLYPAGSAIGTTEDAAKFLAALMPQEGKNSPLFKTNTTLDNMLTTSDYYDDGIPRNAHGFWQGMYAVGVLEHGGNTDSFSSNFTFSKEENLAVIVMTNQIAETGLSYGLPVYIYGDYVHEDSEGALSTARDLEGSYMQARQVYKGFSKLMGVFMTGHLKAEDDSTFALFGTTFKKVSPYLYRSTDEHNLFLHFTEDDGKVEKVSMMVTDMFPMPIGLKSFSIFSSITTVISVLYLFGSLIAMTVNSIRNRKKSITTLPTKKWIILLNVAGIMALFNVAILAYRTLYYASYASLKIHFWINYTYLAMVAICITTIAIQWKKAPSSKLQNINYILSCMVGFLLATLIIGWELYK, encoded by the coding sequence ATGAGAAAAGTTATATTGTTTGTTGTTTTCGTTTTACTTATTAGTCAATACCCAACAACGATGTTGGCAACTGAAAATAGCGATGCAACACCATCAGGTATTCCTTACTCAGAACTACAGCATCGGGTGGATGAATACGCTGCAAACTATATTGGGGAAACAACAACTGGGGCAGCAATTGCCATTGTGAAAGATGGAGAGTTAGTTATTAATTCATCGTATGGTTATGGTGATTTAGAAAAGAAGGAAGAAGTTAGGGAGGATACGGTTTTTGAATGGGGATCTGCCACTAAGCTACTAGTATGGACAAGTGTGATGCAGCTTGTGGAACAAGGTAAACTGGACTTAGAAGAAGATATTCAAGCGTACTTGCCTCAAGGGTTTTTCAAAAAACTAAAATATGATACACCAATTACCATGTTAAATCTTATGCACCATGACGCTGGATGGGAGGATAATTATACGGATTTATTTTATCATTCGGCTAAAGATGTTAAACCTTTAGGGGAAATGCTAACTATTTCCGAACCAAGTCAGATTAACAAACCAGGAGAAATTGTCGCCTATTCCAATTATGGGGTTGCTGTTGCAGGCTATATTGTAGAAAAAATTACGGAACAACCATTTTATGACTATGTGAATGAACATATTTTTACCGCTCTTGATATGAAGAACACAGCCATACACCCTTCACAAGAAGATAATAAGAGTGTCGCACTGAAAAGGGAATCCGTCCATGGGTACTTAGGAAATAGAGATAGTGGTTTTAGCCGTTCACCATACAGCAGAATATATATCGGTTTATACCCTGCCGGTAGTGCAATTGGAACAACGGAGGATGCTGCAAAGTTTCTTGCGGCATTGATGCCTCAAGAAGGAAAAAATAGTCCTTTGTTTAAGACTAATACTACTTTAGATAATATGCTTACTACAAGCGATTATTATGATGATGGTATCCCTAGAAATGCACATGGGTTTTGGCAAGGCATGTATGCAGTAGGGGTGCTTGAGCATGGGGGAAATACAGATAGCTTTTCTAGTAATTTCACCTTTTCGAAGGAAGAAAATTTAGCTGTTATAGTGATGACAAATCAAATTGCTGAAACAGGATTAAGTTATGGGTTACCTGTTTATATATATGGCGATTATGTTCACGAAGACAGTGAAGGGGCATTATCAACTGCCCGTGATTTGGAAGGAAGCTATATGCAGGCAAGACAAGTCTATAAAGGTTTTTCCAAGTTAATGGGTGTTTTTATGACAGGTCATTTAAAGGCAGAAGATGATTCAACTTTTGCTTTGTTTGGTACGACATTCAAAAAAGTTTCTCCTTATTTATACCGGTCGACAGATGAACATAACTTGTTTCTTCATTTTACAGAGGATGATGGAAAAGTAGAGAAAGTTTCAATGATGGTTACAGATATGTTCCCAATGCCTATAGGTTTGAAGAGCTTTTCTATTTTTAGTAGTATTACCACGGTCATTTCCGTTTTGTACTTGTTTGGTTCACTAATAGCGATGACTGTAAACAGCATCAGAAATAGAAAAAAGTCTATTACCACTTTACCAACTAAGAAGTGGATTATTTTATTAAATGTAGCTGGAATCATGGCGTTATTTAATGTCGCAATACTAGCATATCGAACACTTTACTACGCATCGTATGCATCGTTAAAAATACATTTTTGGATTAACTATACTTATTTAGCTATGGTTGCAATATGTATAACGACAATTGCAATACAGTGGAAAAAAGCTCCGTCTAGTAAATTACAAAACATAAACTATATTCTTTCATGTATGGTGGGTTTCTTGCTAGCGACTTTAATCATAGGCTGGGAACTTTATAAGTAA
- a CDS encoding MMPL family transporter — translation MAKYLYKLGKWAANNNKKVIGSTLAILIVIAIFALNLGPNFSEEMTIPGTESEKALQLMKKEFPSNTGGQVQLVLKAPENKTLDSEEVNKVIKDTLIAIKDNDNHVVSVVTPVELGNLSKDKKIGYAIVAYDVAADKVSEKSKDNIIENIKETRDAGIQTELAGDVVFSELEIGGITEAIGVVVAYVILAITFVSFLAAGMPILMAVIGLAIGLLLIVIGTNYLDITSVSITLAAMLGLAVGIDYALFIMTRFRQQRKEGYSVSESVAIATGTAGSAVVFAGITVIIALLGLSVAQIPFLTMMGLSAALCVLLAILIAVIVVPAFLGMMGQKVGPDRKNTFLTKIKSDKKQTTSDRWGNFVAKQPWKVAIVGIVVLSIIATPMLHMELGLPDNGSKNEETTERKAYDLLTEAYGPGHHATLLVVAKTSSETTNLQLALNDTIEELSGLSNVKSVSPAIPGPSGELYLISITPETGSNDSATKDLVNDIRKRSDFLEKSDHITLMVTGSTAVNIDISQKLSDALPVFALLIIGFSFVLLVLVFRSILVPLKAVLGFVLSLGATLGFTVFIVQDGNLIDLFGFPIADPVLSFLPVIVIGILFGLAMDYEVFLVSRMREVYTHTGNAREAVLAGMRDSGGVVTAAGLIMISVFTGFMLAPDPMIKSMGLALTFGVLFDAFVVRMAIVPAVMIIMGNSAWYLPKWLDKILPNLDIEGEAFMKEVEKNKK, via the coding sequence ATGGCAAAGTATCTTTACAAGTTAGGTAAATGGGCAGCAAATAATAACAAAAAAGTAATCGGAAGCACATTAGCGATTCTCATTGTTATAGCAATCTTTGCACTAAATCTGGGACCAAATTTTTCGGAAGAGATGACTATACCAGGAACTGAATCAGAAAAAGCGCTTCAACTCATGAAAAAAGAATTTCCATCTAATACGGGTGGTCAAGTACAGTTAGTATTAAAAGCACCGGAAAATAAAACCTTAGATTCCGAAGAGGTTAACAAAGTAATTAAAGACACATTGATAGCGATAAAAGACAACGACAATCATGTTGTTTCTGTAGTTACTCCGGTTGAATTAGGGAATTTAAGTAAAGATAAAAAAATCGGTTATGCGATTGTTGCTTACGATGTAGCAGCCGATAAAGTATCGGAAAAATCAAAGGACAATATTATTGAAAATATAAAAGAGACTCGTGATGCTGGTATTCAAACGGAGTTAGCTGGTGATGTTGTATTTTCTGAACTGGAAATTGGAGGAATCACAGAAGCTATTGGAGTAGTAGTAGCCTATGTTATATTGGCAATTACTTTTGTCTCCTTCTTAGCGGCAGGAATGCCAATCTTAATGGCAGTTATAGGACTAGCTATTGGTCTATTATTGATAGTGATTGGAACAAATTATTTGGATATTACTTCTGTTTCGATAACCTTAGCTGCAATGTTAGGATTGGCAGTAGGTATCGATTATGCTCTCTTTATAATGACTCGGTTTAGACAACAAAGGAAAGAAGGATACTCCGTTTCAGAGTCTGTAGCAATTGCAACTGGAACAGCCGGCAGTGCTGTAGTGTTTGCTGGTATAACTGTCATTATTGCACTGTTAGGTTTATCTGTTGCACAAATTCCATTTCTAACAATGATGGGTCTATCTGCAGCACTTTGCGTTCTATTGGCAATATTGATAGCAGTTATTGTGGTGCCGGCCTTTTTAGGAATGATGGGTCAAAAAGTAGGACCAGATAGAAAAAATACTTTTTTAACAAAAATTAAAAGTGATAAAAAACAGACTACTTCCGATAGATGGGGGAATTTTGTTGCAAAACAGCCGTGGAAGGTTGCGATTGTTGGAATTGTAGTTCTTTCTATAATTGCGACTCCTATGCTCCATATGGAACTTGGTCTCCCAGATAACGGTTCGAAAAATGAAGAGACAACGGAAAGAAAAGCATATGATTTACTAACTGAAGCTTATGGACCTGGCCATCATGCAACGTTACTTGTAGTTGCAAAAACCTCAAGTGAAACTACCAATTTACAATTGGCGTTAAATGATACTATAGAAGAGTTAAGTGGTTTATCAAATGTAAAAAGTGTTAGTCCTGCAATTCCTGGACCTTCAGGTGAGTTATATCTTATTTCTATTACTCCAGAGACAGGGTCAAACGATTCAGCAACAAAAGATCTTGTAAATGATATTAGAAAAAGGTCCGATTTCTTGGAAAAATCCGATCATATAACATTAATGGTTACAGGTTCTACAGCGGTAAATATTGATATATCACAAAAATTGAGTGATGCATTGCCAGTATTTGCGCTATTAATTATTGGATTTTCATTCGTTTTATTGGTACTAGTATTTAGATCTATTTTAGTTCCATTAAAAGCAGTTCTGGGCTTTGTACTTTCTTTAGGTGCAACGCTAGGATTTACGGTATTTATTGTACAGGATGGAAACTTGATTGATTTATTTGGATTTCCTATTGCAGATCCAGTATTAAGTTTCTTACCAGTAATAGTAATAGGAATATTGTTTGGATTAGCAATGGACTATGAGGTCTTTTTAGTTAGTAGAATGCGTGAAGTATATACACATACAGGAAATGCACGAGAGGCTGTTTTAGCTGGGATGAGAGATAGTGGTGGAGTAGTTACAGCTGCTGGGTTAATCATGATTTCAGTGTTTACTGGATTTATGTTAGCACCAGATCCAATGATTAAATCAATGGGCTTAGCACTCACATTTGGTGTTCTATTCGATGCATTTGTAGTAAGAATGGCTATTGTACCTGCAGTAATGATTATAATGGGGAACTCGGCTTGGTATTTGCCAAAGTGGTTAGATAAAATACTTCCGAATTTAGATATAGAGGGAGAAGCATTTATGAAAGAAGTGGAAAAAAACAAGAAATAA
- a CDS encoding TetR/AcrR family transcriptional regulator yields MVGIKGNRRTLYSKKVIIDAFLLLLQEKNLNKITVTEICKEADINRGTFYSYYNDPFDLMRSIEDEMIENMMSKINNSGDESLHGVLNLIIENKEFCKIILNEKSSSRVFNTILNFTYENSIAEKKQLPNANNTYLEYYFSYSTGGTIEVIRKWLNDDMKIPVEEVVQILESMYVT; encoded by the coding sequence ATGGTTGGTATAAAAGGAAACCGAAGAACCCTATATAGTAAAAAAGTAATTATAGATGCTTTTTTACTGTTACTTCAGGAAAAAAACTTAAATAAAATTACCGTAACTGAGATTTGCAAAGAAGCTGATATTAATCGTGGAACTTTTTATTCTTATTACAATGACCCTTTTGATTTAATGAGAAGTATTGAAGATGAAATGATAGAGAATATGATGAGTAAAATAAATAATTCAGGAGACGAATCCCTTCATGGAGTATTGAATTTGATAATTGAAAACAAAGAATTCTGCAAAATCATTTTAAATGAAAAAAGTAGCTCTCGGGTATTTAATACAATTTTGAATTTTACCTATGAAAATTCAATCGCAGAAAAGAAACAGTTACCAAATGCAAATAATACTTATTTAGAATATTATTTCTCTTATTCAACAGGAGGAACCATTGAAGTAATAAGAAAATGGTTAAATGATGATATGAAAATTCCTGTTGAAGAAGTTGTACAAATTTTAGAAAGTATGTACGTTACGTAA
- a CDS encoding GTP pyrophosphokinase, whose amino-acid sequence MNPEQVEQFQQMKKKMTRMMLLYKFALSELETKIEILREEFLMIHDYNPIEHTNSRLKSPESILKKLNRKGKSISVDSIRENVKDIAGLRVSCSFISDIYRVFEMLEKQSDIKVLEVKDYIKNPKSNGYKSLHVLLETPVFMSDGKEIVTVEVQIRTIAMDFWASLEHKIFYKYDQFVPEQLLIELKEAADSAFALDEKMERLHNEVKVIKDENKITEVDEITKLISNSSQPITIPPAFLEMLEKVK is encoded by the coding sequence ATGAATCCAGAGCAAGTAGAACAGTTTCAGCAGATGAAAAAGAAAATGACGCGAATGATGCTGTTATATAAATTTGCATTAAGTGAGCTTGAAACAAAAATTGAAATTCTACGAGAAGAATTTTTAATGATCCATGACTATAATCCAATTGAACATACGAATTCTAGATTGAAATCACCAGAAAGTATTTTAAAAAAACTTAATCGAAAGGGTAAAAGTATTTCAGTAGACAGTATACGAGAAAATGTGAAAGACATTGCGGGATTGCGGGTTTCTTGTTCTTTTATTTCTGATATTTATCGGGTATTTGAGATGTTGGAAAAACAAAGTGATATAAAAGTATTGGAAGTAAAAGATTATATTAAAAATCCAAAAAGTAATGGCTATAAGAGTTTGCATGTGTTGTTGGAAACTCCCGTGTTTATGTCGGATGGCAAGGAAATTGTGACGGTCGAAGTGCAAATCCGAACTATTGCAATGGATTTTTGGGCAAGCCTTGAACATAAAATCTTTTATAAATATGATCAGTTTGTGCCGGAACAATTATTAATCGAGTTAAAAGAAGCGGCCGATTCGGCATTTGCACTAGATGAGAAAATGGAAAGACTGCATAACGAAGTTAAAGTAATTAAAGATGAAAATAAAATAACTGAAGTAGATGAAATAACTAAGCTAATAAGCAATTCAAGTCAGCCAATAACCATTCCTCCTGCTTTTTTGGAAATGCTAGAAAAAGTTAAATAA